Part of the Phaeodactylum tricornutum CCAP 1055/1 chromosome 5, whole genome shotgun sequence genome is shown below.
TATGTGCCACGGCACCGGGTATGTTGTGGAGGATGGCCTGGTGATCAAGCACCAGGAGGGGCAGAAGGTGGCCGTTACGGCTGTTACGGCAGTGCTCCAGGGCCCGGGCGAGACCCACGTGATCGTCGAGACGTAAATCGCCAACGCCAAAGAGCACCACATCCAGGCTTGACGAGGCAGAAGCGGATTCGATCTCGTCGTTGGTGTTGATTGCTGATAAGGTAGACGAAGACGGGTTCAACGGAAAGGGATACTGCGGAAAGGGACGAGACAGAGACAGTTGTTGCCGAGGCAAGGAAGGCCGCCATCGATGACAAGTagagtcgtcgtcgatggatTGCCGACGCGGCGCAGAAACTCCCCAAGCTGTCACGGAGCGGACGCCGAAGCCCAATGTTAGAATCTGAACAACCACCGCAAGACGCATGGTGAGCTGCGATGCTCTCACAGGCAGGCCCATGACTGTAGGGACCTTCACAAACTAACTATTCCTGCTCGGCATATAGGAGGGAGATACAGGtttgcgtgtgtgtgtgtgtgtgtatgtatgcGCTTCCGTAGGGATTTGCGTATCAGTGTTTGTGTTGAAAGTGAGAGCTTGTCTGTATCTcttgtttcttctttggcatcCATCATCTACGAGACAACGACGTTTGCGACGTTCCCAAAATGTGACGACAGCAACATCCTCCTCACTCCCGTGGAATGTCTGTCGTCAGCGTGACTGccagtgacagtgagtcgaTTTTGGCCCATGCCGATACGGATTCCGGCAGAAACTACGGGGACCAGTCTTGATTGAGAATAGGGTAGGGTTGTTTGGAGGGTTGTGAACGGGACGGGGCCgtcgctgacagtgagttggGCAGTTCGGGTTTTCGGAATCGTTGGGCGCCTGTCCACCCGTCGGTGGCGACGCGTCGGGGCAGCGTGTGCGCGGTGTCGTTAGCCGTTGTCGTGTTCAGGGACGGACGAGACACGACGATTCAGGAAATGACCATGGCGCCGCCTCTCTATTTCTAGGATAATCGTTATGCCAGAAAAAGGGCTTCACAACGACGACGTTTTCCCCCACAATCCCGACGACACCTAGCGAAACACATTTCTTTGTACTTTACGCCAGTCCCTTGTTTCCGACCTGATTCACAGGTCAGCGACTGTGCACGAGGTGATTTGGTGATTTGTCTGTGCCGTGAGAAAAAAAGTCAAGATAAAAAAGCAAGCTTTTTTCCACAGCATGAGAAGAAGCGTGTGGTAACATTTATCATATTGACTGATAGATTGATTGACTGACTGATTTGTCAACCAATCGATTGCTTGATTCGTTCACGTACTGAACCAACCGACTGGAGAACACGGGCTGACTGTGTACTTCCTACAAACCTGCCTACCTGCCTATCTATCAACTTACCTGCATGAGTGTTTTCTACTGCGGATTACCTGTTGATTGCAAGACTCGTGGTTGATTCGAACCTTTCTTCCTGTGACTACACCGACATGAGTGACCACCGCCATTCCCTTTTGCCGTCACAGGCGTCCAACCGAAGACTACGCACGCCTCCACAAAGCACAGCCTTTGTCGCGCTGGAAATAGAATCCTTGGTCTTGAACCCATCTTCCCAAGGCAGTATCCACAATCAAAACGTCGCCACCGCCACGAATACGACCATTGCGGATAGATCCATGTTCTCCTACTCGCCAGCCACACGCATGTTGTTGGAAGAGTCCATGCGTTCCATCACCAACAGTCGCTGGCACGTGCGATCACTCGTCAAGCTTATTTGTTTATTAGTGGCCGTAGCTGTTGCCTTGAACGTGATTGCTAGTACCAGAATGGTAGTCCGTGGCGAACGTACCGAAGACAAGAACAAAACCGGAGTACTGCCCGACCACAacaaaaaaagcaacaaacTGGCACCAACCGAAGCGCCAACCGTACTACCTTCATTTTCTCCAACCACTTCACCATCCACCCTTTTACCCACGATGGTACCGCTTTCACCAACGTCGGCAGCCACAATACCACTCACACCAGAAGCACAACAGCAGGAGCAAcaatcttcatcgtccaAAGCGTGGATTCAACTGCAACCACGCGATTCCGACAAGAAGCCCTACCCGCCTCCTGGAAAGAATGCATCCCTCACTTTTCAGTCCCGATGGTGCGATTTGCAAGGCCTAGCCTTTGGTACCGAAGCTGACTGGAACCCGTCCATAGCCACGAAGCGCGGAAAATTCGCTCCCAATATCACAAACGCAACGAATGCCTGGCAACTCCGTGCACCGTCTTTGCTGCTTCCCGGCACCAAACACGCCGGAAGTGAAGCACTGGGTGCGTTGCTGGCAACGCATCCTCTCGTGTTACGCCAAACCACACAAggattcttcttcgaccACGTCTTTCGAAAATTTGTTTCCGCTAACGAAAAAACCCGAGTCGCGGCTGCGCGGCATAAGATGTACGCTTCACATTACGACTTAAAAGCTATCCAAGCTAATCCTGCCCTGCGGAGTGTGGATGTTACACCAGGGTATCTGCTTTACAGTACATTGTTGCCGCGACGTGTGTTCTGTGTCACACCATGGATAAAACTCTTAGTGGTGCTACGGAATCCTACGGACCGTGTATTCGAACACTATCAAGCGGCCCGTGCCAAGGGTTTGCCTTTGTCGCTCAAGGACTGGTTGGACAAGGACTTGGCGATTTTGCGCAAACATGGCTTGGTGGGGGATGCCACTGGGATGGGTAACGCCACGAGCATAGTCAAGCACGGGTCGTCCGAAGAAGACGTGGCCTGGCTCAAGTACCAGGACGAATCACTGGAAGGCGTCATCGGACGATCAATTTACGAAATACAGTTGCGGCAGTGGTTTCAGGCAATGCGAGCGGCCGGCAAAAATCCGTCCAAGGATGTGATGGTAGTATTGAGTGACGATTGGTCACAAAATCCGTCTCGAAAATATCAGCGTGTGCTAGAGTTTGCCAATCTACCCCACGATGACAATGTGGTGGTTCCTACCACATTGTTGGCTTCTACCTGGCGTCGTACAACTGGCATAAACCAGACTCTAGCAAGCTCAGGATCTACGGCCACACGCGACGAACTGCAAAAGTTTTTCCGGCCTTACAATACCAGACTTGCCTTGCTCCTGTCCTCATATGGAGTCACGGTGTTATAGTGCATAGGGGCGGTCAAGACATTAGTTGGTGTTCGGTACCTAGCGTTGGTATCCCAATCATCTGGTGTTACATATGAAGGCCTTGTTAATTTTGCTAAAATCTTTTTCCCTGCGGCTGTTAACATCATAGAGCTCTGTGCTCGTCGCACGGTGGCGAGAATGAAGTTGAAAGTGAACACACGTTTAAAAGCAATCGTTATTTCTATGTCTGCGCACCTCTCCATAAGATTTGGAGTCCTTTCGGTTTTGGAAGTAGTGCTGTGTTGAATTCTGACATTACTTGAGGAGTGGCCTCATATTCAAGTCTCCTCCTGCTATTGCCTTTATTGTCTACGTACATAACCATTCGTCTCGGAAAATGGCTAGCTCCGTCGATCAACAGTTTTTTATGGACCGGAGGGGATATCAATAAGTAATTTCGTACTTATTCGCGTTCCGGATATTGAATAATATTGCCCTTTCTTTGCTTTGTCAACGTAATCCCGAGTGGCATTTCTCTCGCCGGCCAAAAAAGCCGCGCACGAGTAAGATCACACGATCTCGACGCTAGCTTCGACCGGTAGCGTTAGGTGGAAACCGGAGTACTTTTAACTTTCCGCTGGCCAATGAAACGCGCGCACGAGTGAAGAACACGATATCGACGCCTGCTCCCGGACTACCGGTCGAAGGGCTGCAGCCTCGGTGAACTTGCACGTAAATAGTACATACGGTGGAAAACAGTCAGAATGGTATAAACTACCTACCGTAAAGTACGAAACGAGCTAGagaagaaaatgaaattcATCCGTTGCTTCCATTAAAAACCGTTGTTTGCTTTAATCACTCGTTACGAGTCATTCATGGCACAAACTCAATTACTAGAAAGATACGATCATTACCGATCGAAAAGGGCAACAGGAGTGTACGACGCTTTGAACAAAAAAGGCTGGACCCCCTATCAGATAGAACCCCTTCCTAACGCAAAAACTTTATGGAGAAATACTGCATCGTTCTTGGAAAAAGAGCAGGCTCTCCAGGTGACACTCCAGGGCATCTTTGTATCCCAATTGCATGGCACTTGCACAGGCCCAGTCAGATGCTTGTGCAGCTAATTCCCGCAAAGCTTCCCGGTCTACAATATTCAACATGCGCTGGCGTTCTTGTTCGCCAAATACGACATGGTATACAAAGCTGCGAGCACTTTTGGTAGCCTTGTTGATTTCCATTGAAAAGTATGGTTCAAAGCCACGCAGGGACGTGTGTGTCTGATCGATTTGAGAGAGATCAAAGTTGACACGTTTCAATTGCTTCACCAAATCTCGTCGCTCCTTCTTGAAAACATCGAGTTCATCTCCGGAATACCAAGCATCTTGAACCTCTTCCTCTGTGCGATCGTTCGGATACAAGAGCGCTTGATCGGCAAATCGTACGTTCCGAATCGCAATCGCCCCGATTCGTTGCGTTCGTTGATACGATCCCGCCCCAGAATTTGTATTTAGAATAACTTTTCCTTGGTGCTGCGGATTCTGTTGCTCTTGGTAAGCATTCTTGGCAACGTGTGCAGGACTTTGCGGAAACGCAGCGGGTTCGGAACAAGAAGTGTACTCGGCGTCCCCGCTGCGGTCTATAGAACTACCCGACGGGTACGGAGTTGTTGATACAGACGGTTTCGATTGTGCATATTGCATGCTTTCACTACGTTGTCGTTTGAAAAGCGGCATACTGAGAAGTTGTATTGCAGTgattctctttttgttttgtggcttgactgtgagagttTTCGCAAGCTCAAAACAAGAGATTTTAGTAATCTAAGGGTGACTTATTTTACTGTAAGTGCCAGCGCCATAAAAAGATGATTCGATGACAACTTATTTTCCATCGCCAGGTTCCAACGACGGAGTGCATCGTAGTAATTGCTACCAGTCAATAGGGATCTATTTTACTGTCAAGATTACAAATTGCTCATGACAGGCGCTATCACGAGCTCTGGTCAGTGGAGAAGAACTGTGAAGAAATCCAGTCCACGGCTCTAGTCACTCAAACATTAGCAGTGAGAGAAAAACATCAACTTTCGATCGTGGTCGTCCAGCTGTTTAACAGTTCCACAATAAACGAAAAGATGGCATCGAAAACTCTGAATAGAGATTATCGTGTTGGGAATCTTGACAGGAGTTGGCCTGTTCCGAAAGATCTAAGTTTCACAAACAAAACCAGAAAATATGCTTATTCCCTTTTCACCATAAAGCTGCTTTTTAACTGTTCGATAAATCTTGATCACGGTCAAGATTGTATTCTTACCCAATTCTTCATCTGTTAAATTATTCAAATCCGAAATGGTCATTCTATTGAAGAGGCATCAATTCATCTTAACAAGTATTGTAGACCCTTTTCTGATCGGTAACAAACATATATCGGAATTTATTGGGCACTGTAAAAGACAATATAGTTTGTAGGGATCCCCGATCATCCGATGACTTCTCTTGCAGAGACTTTTACCGTTGGGCAATTGTTGGTGAACTGGCGTATTTCTCTTCGTGATTTTCTTCGGATGAGAGCAGAAATAGATATATCAGGTGGTCTTGTCAAACGCCACGATTGCCCGCTTGGCTGTGACCGTTTATTTTTTACACGATAGCAGACGACAGCAACCACAACATTAGCTCCGCAGATTCTCGGagcgtttacagttacagttaagTATAACACATTCATTCAAGTCAGTCATTTCACCTCACGATAGTGCGTTGCTAGCTCTAGTACTTGGGACGTCTATTGAGCACACTCGCAGCTGACATGCTATGCTTTTCTGTTGCTAATGCAGTTAATTTGGTACCGTGGCTAAACTATCTTGCAGTTAGTATAGTTGGCAGCAATTTGCAAGGAAAAGTAAAGATTTCTATTTTACAGCAACATTTTGCTCATATACGGTCCGTCCAGGTGGTACCCCATCTTGCGGTAATAGTGCCGCGTTCCGACCCCCGCAATGACGAGTAACTTTTTGGACCCGTGCTCGTCCCGGGCAATATgctcggcttcttccattagcagaataccaaagccttgatGCTGAAAACGAGTCGGGTCGCGAGCCGAGACGGCAACAGCAGTGCCGTATACGTGCAATTCTCGTACAATACTTGAAGGATATTCGGCAACTTCCTTCAACCATGCAGCAGGCGATGTTTTGCGCAATC
Proteins encoded:
- a CDS encoding predicted protein → MSDHRHSLLPSQASNRRLRTPPQSTAFVALEIESLVLNPSSQGSIHNQNVATATNTTIADRSMFSYSPATRMLLEESMRSITNSRWHVRSLVKLICLLVAVAVALNVIASTRMVVRGERTEDKNKTGVLPDHNKKSNKLAPTEAPTVLPSFSPTTSPSTLLPTMVPLSPTSAATIPLTPEAQQQEQQSSSSKAWIQLQPRDSDKKPYPPPGKNASLTFQSRWCDLQGLAFGTEADWNPSIATKRGKFAPNITNATNAWQLRAPSLLLPGTKHAGSEALGALLATHPLVLRQTTQGFFFDHVFRKFVSANEKTRVAAARHKMYASHYDLKAIQANPALRSVDVTPGYLLYSTLLPRRVFCVTPWIKLLVVLRNPTDRVFEHYQAARAKGLPLSLKDWLDKDLAILRKHGLVGDATGMGNATSIVKHGSSEEDVAWLKYQDESLEGVIGRSIYEIQLRQWFQAMRAAGKNPSKDVMVVLSDDWSQNPSRKYQRVLEFANLPHDDNVVVPTTLLASTWRRTTGINQTLASSGSTATRDELQKFFRPYNTRLALLLSSYGVTVL
- a CDS encoding predicted protein, which codes for MPLFKRQRSESMQYAQSKPSVSTTPYPSGSSIDRSGDAEYTSCSEPAAFPQSPAHVAKNAYQEQQNPQHQGKVILNTNSGAGSYQRTQRIGAIAIRNVRFADQALLYPNDRTEEEVQDAWYSGDELDVFKKERRDLVKQLKRVNFDLSQIDQTHTSLRGFEPYFSMEINKATKSARSFVYHVVFGEQERQRMLNIVDREALRELAAQASDWACASAMQLGYKDALECHLESLLFFQERCSISP